The following proteins come from a genomic window of Leptospira barantonii:
- a CDS encoding LB_137 family protein, translated as MKKTLVYILLFTFLNGYLQAHRVILKSGEQLSGDLKETDGASDHIIISTEGEDIKIFKKDIAEMFFEEAGNHLCMHFKGQPESKCSLKLLKLNASTVFYVDENNRYLRVPFKDLESITIEAPSTKVLDQLSKTGFQIVIKSKDQSEIQSPIESVNENAIFVQTETDVNPIPIPREEILSLFYKTAEDKKDPTKEKEPINLVDYLVPGYYVKKQGYTKSGIAMMGLTGFFIAGSVYEFFAAKNAAGKTPVYFPQSNGSILWAEQPNGEFDKHKRLNQLFLISLACTYLFNTVLLTFPVAFSYFFQEIPSATPNLHSVEKDQKFEMKININF; from the coding sequence ATGAAAAAAACTCTGGTTTATATTCTTCTTTTTACGTTCTTAAACGGATATCTACAAGCACATCGTGTGATTCTAAAATCCGGAGAACAACTTTCGGGGGATTTGAAGGAAACCGACGGGGCTTCCGATCATATCATTATTTCCACCGAAGGTGAAGACATAAAAATTTTCAAAAAAGATATCGCCGAAATGTTTTTCGAGGAAGCCGGAAATCATCTTTGTATGCATTTCAAGGGTCAACCGGAATCGAAATGCAGTTTGAAACTTCTCAAACTCAATGCAAGCACCGTATTTTACGTGGATGAAAACAACCGATATCTTCGCGTTCCGTTCAAGGACTTGGAATCGATTACGATCGAAGCCCCTTCCACAAAAGTTTTGGATCAACTTTCCAAAACCGGGTTTCAAATCGTGATCAAGTCCAAGGATCAAAGTGAAATTCAATCTCCCATCGAAAGTGTAAACGAAAACGCGATTTTCGTTCAAACCGAAACGGATGTAAACCCCATACCGATCCCAAGAGAAGAGATCCTGTCTTTGTTCTACAAAACTGCGGAGGATAAAAAAGATCCAACCAAAGAAAAAGAACCGATCAACCTGGTAGACTACTTGGTTCCGGGTTATTACGTCAAAAAACAGGGATATACCAAAAGCGGAATCGCGATGATGGGTTTAACCGGCTTTTTTATAGCGGGAAGCGTTTACGAATTTTTCGCCGCAAAAAACGCGGCAGGGAAAACTCCGGTTTATTTTCCTCAGAGCAACGGCTCTATTTTATGGGCGGAACAACCAAACGGAGAATTCGATAAACACAAAAGACTCAATCAACTTTTCTTAATATCCCTTGCCTGCACATATCTATTCAACACGGTTCTTTTGACCTTTCCGGTTGCCTTTTCGTATTTCTTTCAGGAAATACCGTCCGCAACACCGAACTTACATTCCGTGGAGAAGGACCAAAAATTCGAAATGAAAATAAATATTAACTTTTAG
- a CDS encoding STAS domain-containing protein produces the protein MEATNNSKDELSVEVISNSHVNHLLKPHITIVKTNGEVNIFSSKKLKDLFTLKIDEGTRVLLLDLSSTTHIDSSGLAVLISTQAKLMKQLKGALIVYSIPNSISKIFELTRLDKLITLSIDLDEAVDKAMAY, from the coding sequence ATGGAAGCTACAAACAATTCAAAAGACGAGTTATCGGTGGAGGTTATATCCAATTCTCACGTAAACCATCTGTTAAAACCGCATATTACGATCGTAAAGACGAACGGAGAAGTGAACATCTTCTCTTCGAAAAAACTCAAAGATCTTTTCACTCTGAAAATCGACGAAGGCACTCGGGTTCTTTTATTGGATCTTTCTTCGACTACACATATCGATTCTTCCGGACTTGCGGTGTTGATCAGCACTCAGGCAAAATTGATGAAACAACTCAAAGGGGCTTTGATCGTATATTCGATTCCGAACTCGATCAGCAAGATTTTCGAATTAACTCGATTGGATAAACTCATCACCTTGTCGATCGACTTGGATGAAGCCGTCGATAAGGCGATGGCCTACTAA
- a CDS encoding SpoIIE family protein phosphatase yields MKKSLRLQIIVIYTILTVVNLTFVAVMIFENQTDLLISNFTLESDRVAREILKKVESFGNIDFEDSSQTNDFQSKLFSIGLTNFSVIAAENDSLENVKSILSNGVTANVSDLKSKLKNMTSAKAALNTSYDIELDTDHFIVNLIFYLNPKTFLVSQIKMKEMVDRLRSLYIQLGLMLVWGFAFHILFGIFLYRKIFVRLFLLKEVSETMATGNLNARISWNTSALDELDALGNTFNGMAEQISSQFDTLTLKNTQIQTELEIGKNVQECFLPEKRKKFNLIEAEIVYQPMREVSGDIYDIIEINDTRTAFFLADATGHGVSAALITSIIHYNVENIMKETVNPAQIFNQLSDNLFETLQGTFFATGIFILFEKEGGYAYFCSAGHNPIYYYRKAQNKIVVLESTGFVLGIGIPDEYSVLKIKTSPGDKILVYTDGVLDATNETTEQFGDDRLMDAFQKYATLSTGEITEKLKNEIHSFANIFPDDVTFGILEIT; encoded by the coding sequence ATGAAGAAATCGCTTCGATTACAGATTATCGTCATTTATACGATTTTAACCGTTGTCAATCTTACGTTTGTTGCGGTCATGATTTTTGAAAATCAAACCGATCTTCTTATTTCCAACTTCACATTAGAATCGGATCGAGTTGCAAGGGAAATTCTTAAAAAGGTGGAATCCTTTGGAAACATCGACTTCGAAGATTCTTCCCAAACAAACGACTTTCAAAGCAAACTTTTCAGCATCGGTCTCACCAATTTTTCGGTGATCGCGGCGGAAAACGATTCCTTGGAAAACGTAAAATCCATTCTTTCCAACGGGGTTACGGCTAACGTTTCGGATCTCAAATCGAAATTAAAAAATATGACAAGTGCAAAAGCCGCGCTCAACACGTCGTATGATATCGAACTCGATACGGATCATTTTATCGTGAACCTGATTTTTTATCTAAACCCAAAAACGTTTCTTGTTTCCCAAATCAAAATGAAGGAAATGGTAGACCGACTCAGATCGCTTTACATTCAGCTCGGATTGATGCTCGTTTGGGGATTTGCGTTTCATATTCTTTTCGGAATTTTTCTATATCGCAAAATTTTCGTTCGTCTTTTCCTTTTAAAGGAAGTCAGCGAAACGATGGCCACCGGCAATTTGAACGCGAGAATTTCGTGGAACACTTCCGCCCTCGACGAACTGGACGCGTTAGGCAACACATTCAACGGAATGGCAGAACAGATTTCTTCCCAATTCGACACGCTTACTCTGAAGAACACGCAGATCCAAACCGAATTGGAAATCGGCAAAAACGTTCAGGAATGTTTTCTTCCGGAAAAACGTAAGAAGTTCAATCTCATCGAAGCAGAGATCGTTTATCAACCGATGCGGGAAGTCAGCGGCGACATCTACGACATCATAGAAATCAACGACACGAGAACCGCATTCTTCTTAGCGGACGCGACCGGTCACGGAGTTTCCGCGGCGCTCATCACTTCCATCATCCACTACAACGTGGAAAACATCATGAAGGAAACCGTAAACCCGGCGCAGATCTTCAATCAACTGAGCGACAATCTTTTTGAAACTTTACAAGGAACGTTCTTCGCTACGGGAATTTTCATTCTTTTTGAGAAGGAAGGCGGTTACGCTTATTTCTGCAGTGCGGGGCACAACCCGATCTATTACTATCGCAAAGCTCAGAATAAGATCGTGGTTTTAGAATCCACCGGTTTCGTTTTGGGAATCGGAATCCCGGACGAGTACAGCGTATTAAAAATCAAAACCTCTCCCGGCGACAAGATCCTCGTTTATACGGACGGCGTTTTGGACGCGACCAACGAAACGACCGAACAATTCGGAGACGATCGTTTGATGGATGCGTTTCAAAAATACGCGACCCTTTCCACGGGAGAAATAACGGAGAAACTTAAAAACGAAATTCATTCCTTTGCGAATATTTTTCCGGACGATGTCACCTTCGGAATCTTAGAGATCACCTAA
- a CDS encoding tetratricopeptide repeat protein encodes MKKSILIAILGFLLIVFFGLVVLDTKLYELKVTLEKRKLFNFSFSSEILRSKFESILSNRDNIKAEMNLNNLQSSLIESNQLENFSVGILQTFGSVLINGVRLITGKPSIDFEISSTKIRALERAFSLERNQAYKDAYQAYGETLDIFAKGTDESGFILLHQGFCLAVQGEFDLALKDLESVLENNPGTVFANDAEILIAIIQKSKQSVREIEENFDSPESRAKAFFAKGNYAKVLEEFAKSNMTSAEMRYIRAYSLEKTGNQSTAITEYAKLAFSDTDKEIAIKANRRLMMLGHYYNAGSEIARISDKNAERLGDASEAAEIRASSEKLKPAGLDENFRSLNETGKIDEKKTALSGELQDIVTKSDAFLKKAEDDAKVEARNYIAVQVVDSVPVYGDKIIIDGDQTKLFSAHFPITLATYTIDSIGLMKNSIKNPHKLLFVQNKEKTPFLKAVFEDDQSITLIEKKSKKKINLSSPIQIELSK; translated from the coding sequence ATGAAAAAAAGTATTTTGATCGCAATTCTAGGATTCCTATTGATCGTTTTTTTCGGACTCGTCGTACTCGATACAAAACTCTACGAATTGAAAGTAACTCTTGAAAAGAGAAAACTTTTTAACTTCTCCTTCTCCAGCGAAATTCTAAGATCCAAATTCGAAAGTATTCTTTCCAACCGAGACAATATCAAGGCGGAGATGAATCTAAACAATCTCCAGAGCTCGTTGATCGAAAGCAATCAGCTTGAAAATTTCAGCGTGGGAATTCTCCAAACTTTCGGTTCCGTTCTGATCAACGGAGTTCGTCTGATCACGGGCAAACCTTCGATCGACTTTGAAATCAGTTCCACGAAAATCCGCGCGCTCGAACGCGCATTCAGTTTGGAAAGAAACCAGGCCTACAAGGACGCATATCAAGCTTACGGAGAAACGTTAGACATCTTTGCAAAGGGAACGGACGAAAGCGGATTCATCCTTTTACACCAAGGTTTTTGTTTGGCCGTTCAGGGAGAATTCGATCTCGCGCTGAAGGATTTGGAATCCGTTCTGGAGAATAATCCCGGAACCGTATTCGCAAACGACGCCGAAATTCTAATCGCAATCATTCAAAAATCGAAACAAAGCGTTCGGGAAATCGAGGAGAATTTCGACAGCCCCGAGTCCAGGGCCAAAGCCTTTTTCGCAAAAGGAAATTACGCAAAGGTTTTGGAAGAATTCGCAAAATCGAATATGACTTCCGCAGAGATGAGATACATCCGCGCGTATTCTCTGGAAAAAACTGGAAACCAAAGTACGGCGATCACCGAATACGCAAAACTCGCTTTTTCGGACACGGATAAGGAAATCGCAATCAAGGCCAATCGAAGATTGATGATGCTCGGTCATTACTACAATGCGGGAAGTGAAATCGCGAGAATCTCGGATAAGAACGCGGAACGGTTAGGAGACGCAAGCGAGGCCGCCGAGATTCGCGCCTCCTCCGAAAAGTTAAAACCCGCGGGCCTAGACGAGAATTTTCGAAGTCTGAATGAAACCGGTAAGATCGACGAGAAAAAGACGGCGCTCAGCGGAGAACTTCAGGATATCGTAACTAAGTCGGACGCATTCTTAAAAAAAGCGGAAGACGATGCCAAAGTCGAAGCTCGTAACTACATAGCGGTTCAAGTTGTGGATTCGGTTCCGGTTTACGGAGACAAAATCATCATCGACGGAGACCAAACGAAACTTTTTTCCGCGCACTTCCCGATCACTCTTGCGACATACACGATCGATTCGATCGGTCTTATGAAGAATTCGATCAAAAATCCACATAAACTTTTATTCGTTCAAAACAAGGAGAAGACCCCGTTCTTAAAAGCGGTTTTCGAAGACGATCAGTCGATTACGTTGATCGAGAAAAAATCTAAGAAGAAAATCAACCTGAGTTCTCCGATTCAGATCGAGTTGTCCAAATGA
- a CDS encoding EAL domain-containing protein → MISEYSDLYIENKSHPTDVFSYSLYDFDGKQLYSEPHYNSLLDSDPKLKKAVERFIDYGNIHSNISAFRKFKNDRNIQLMVRSKNDLIYKVNFEINLKGGYVLAHIESTARNLSNTEKNRIQRFRSIKHDLVRTLKLEKTYFYLVNIEIYNHPALHKYETQIYEAVFLDLHTEFLTITNSQNVGLRISTNQIFFAYQINKPDVDINWIPSSLISYMKNTIQIDNHEFHLKLSIGGFHTAETTTSPLHILKGLRANLKKVIDYPFSRYATQNQNDSSNLIATYLSLRNSVHKKELLLYYQPIVHAETKALHSLEALSRWNHSAKGMISPDVFIPLAEESGLISSIGAWVIQNALWDLSQIRKNEFLSSNPLISINVSPFQLKNPEFADNLISYFSKLNLIPNSIVLEITESRYEETTLIIEQMSILKRFGFQIAIDDFGIGNSNFSRIEKIECDYVKLDKSLIIGVDTNQSKRSVLKAISQVLLSLGKKTVFEGIENLELEKIALDCGANFLQGYHYGKPTQITDLSSFRFPLTSQ, encoded by the coding sequence ATGATCTCCGAATACAGCGATCTTTATATAGAGAACAAGTCACATCCGACCGACGTGTTCAGCTACTCGCTGTACGATTTCGACGGAAAACAACTCTATTCGGAACCGCATTACAATTCTTTGTTGGATTCGGATCCTAAGCTCAAGAAGGCAGTCGAAAGATTTATCGATTACGGCAACATTCATTCCAATATCTCCGCTTTTCGAAAGTTCAAAAACGATAGAAACATTCAATTGATGGTCCGATCTAAAAATGATCTGATTTATAAGGTCAACTTTGAGATCAACTTGAAGGGCGGGTATGTACTCGCGCATATCGAATCTACTGCACGGAATCTTTCCAATACGGAAAAGAATCGAATTCAGAGATTTCGTTCGATAAAGCACGATTTAGTGCGCACTCTCAAGCTTGAAAAAACGTATTTTTATCTCGTAAACATCGAAATCTACAATCATCCCGCTCTTCACAAATACGAAACTCAGATCTACGAGGCCGTATTTTTGGATCTACATACCGAATTCTTAACGATTACAAACAGTCAGAACGTGGGTCTTCGCATTTCCACAAACCAGATCTTTTTCGCGTATCAGATCAACAAACCGGACGTAGACATCAATTGGATTCCTTCGAGTTTGATTTCGTATATGAAAAATACGATCCAAATCGATAATCACGAATTTCATCTCAAACTTTCGATCGGCGGATTTCACACGGCGGAGACGACCACAAGTCCGCTTCACATTCTCAAAGGATTGCGGGCGAACTTGAAAAAAGTGATCGATTATCCTTTCAGCCGTTATGCGACACAGAACCAAAACGATTCTTCCAATTTGATCGCAACGTATTTATCCCTCAGAAATTCCGTTCATAAAAAAGAACTTCTTTTGTATTATCAGCCGATCGTTCACGCGGAAACAAAGGCGCTTCATTCTTTGGAAGCCCTTTCTCGTTGGAATCATTCCGCAAAGGGGATGATCAGTCCGGATGTTTTCATTCCATTGGCGGAAGAATCGGGTTTGATCAGTTCCATCGGAGCTTGGGTGATTCAAAACGCACTTTGGGATCTGTCTCAGATTCGTAAGAATGAATTCTTATCTTCCAATCCGTTGATCTCGATCAACGTTTCTCCCTTTCAGTTAAAAAATCCCGAATTTGCGGACAATTTGATTTCTTATTTTTCAAAGTTAAATCTGATTCCGAATTCGATCGTTCTCGAGATTACCGAAAGTCGTTACGAAGAGACGACGTTGATCATCGAACAAATGTCGATTTTAAAACGTTTCGGGTTTCAGATTGCGATCGATGACTTCGGAATCGGGAATTCGAATTTCTCGAGAATCGAAAAGATAGAATGTGATTACGTGAAGTTGGATAAAAGTTTGATCATCGGAGTCGATACGAATCAAAGTAAACGAAGCGTATTGAAGGCAATCTCTCAGGTTCTTTTGTCGCTCGGTAAAAAAACGGTCTTTGAAGGAATCGAAAATCTTGAACTTGAAAAAATCGCACTCGATTGTGGTGCGAATTTTCTACAAGGTTATCATTACGGAAAGCCCACGCAGATTACGGATCTTTCTTCCTTTCGGTTTCCGTTGACTTCTCAATAA
- a CDS encoding DUF1554 domain-containing protein, translating into MSFAVASLGLILINCAQATPIELDSSHSQVGLLLNALMLRSPAYTENSPFFSVVEGQAITIEIPISSRSNLNKVKIFKESNVFDTLSFSEEANVVGSSDNAKVTVRLFTNTDLNCDDENLTLNLKDENGLVVAKVNVRILDSDKCMFFATANGAGYDGNLGGLDGADRICQNEKGNFLPGDKTEYRALLGAQYQRKPSLNDDGGMDWPVRKNLRYYVHSNDSSHSQYFFGTSFSVPATSASSSGIFTIPISENLPLSVSPTPARIWTGYYNSFSTGVDCSGWTSNLSSASGLVVNVSFNDTYDNCDVRHSILCVRL; encoded by the coding sequence TTGAGTTTTGCTGTTGCGTCTCTTGGATTGATTCTTATAAACTGCGCGCAGGCAACGCCGATTGAACTTGATTCTTCCCACAGTCAAGTCGGACTTTTGTTAAACGCTTTGATGTTACGATCACCGGCTTATACGGAAAATTCTCCGTTTTTCTCCGTAGTGGAGGGGCAGGCGATCACGATCGAAATACCGATTTCTTCCCGTTCTAATCTTAATAAAGTTAAAATATTCAAAGAATCGAATGTATTCGATACTCTTTCATTCTCCGAAGAAGCGAACGTCGTAGGATCTTCCGACAACGCAAAGGTCACCGTTCGGCTTTTCACAAACACGGATTTGAACTGTGACGACGAGAATTTGACGTTGAATCTTAAGGATGAAAACGGTTTGGTCGTCGCAAAGGTCAACGTTCGAATCTTAGATTCCGATAAATGTATGTTCTTCGCGACCGCAAACGGAGCAGGATACGATGGGAATTTAGGCGGTTTGGACGGCGCGGACAGGATTTGTCAGAATGAAAAGGGGAATTTTCTTCCCGGAGATAAAACCGAATACCGCGCGCTTTTAGGCGCACAGTATCAAAGAAAGCCGAGTTTGAACGACGATGGCGGGATGGATTGGCCCGTTCGTAAAAATTTACGTTATTACGTTCACAGCAACGATTCTTCCCATTCTCAGTATTTTTTTGGAACTTCTTTTTCCGTTCCTGCAACTTCCGCAAGTTCTTCCGGAATTTTTACGATTCCGATTTCTGAAAATTTGCCTTTGTCCGTGTCGCCGACTCCTGCTCGTATCTGGACGGGTTATTACAATTCTTTTTCGACCGGAGTGGATTGTTCGGGTTGGACTTCGAATCTAAGTTCGGCTTCGGGTTTGGTGGTGAACGTATCTTTCAACGATACGTACGACAACTGCGATGTTCGGCATTCTATCTTATGTGTTCGATTATAA
- a CDS encoding AraC family transcriptional regulator produces the protein MVNILDSMFNEEILLSLIRFGAGFSLVLGIGSWIRAKRQIDYLVSLVLVLTAIFQFVDESSLSLFTQPWIRKFLFLVDIVALAASGTLVFLISTMIFKKYSELPLIFYWNLLGPFILALPIATFYEQQGGKELEFFLFAADLYVFVYFVIAVANVFIDKKYESSMMSFRTVLTLVILISLCIPLEILGIVLQSKSLILLSSVHTSFAVVFYYFLTLIYPNLLDFLSLEPSKNLVKRSLLHDVDINALKEKLARIIKEERIYLDEDIRLPDVSEELGISVHQLSFFLNNHLGSNFNNYINRFRVEEAKSMLLNDPSRSVVSVGIAVGFNSNSSFYKAFLKETGMSPKQFRETQPKVIHFQSSATADIQFRS, from the coding sequence ATGGTGAATATTTTAGATTCAATGTTTAATGAAGAAATCTTATTGAGCTTAATAAGATTTGGAGCGGGCTTTTCTTTAGTCCTAGGAATTGGAAGTTGGATACGCGCAAAAAGACAAATCGACTATCTGGTGTCGCTGGTTTTAGTATTAACCGCGATCTTTCAGTTTGTTGATGAATCCAGTTTGAGTTTATTCACACAACCTTGGATTCGAAAATTCCTATTTTTAGTCGATATCGTAGCGTTAGCCGCGAGCGGAACCCTTGTGTTTTTGATTTCAACGATGATTTTTAAGAAGTATTCGGAACTTCCTTTGATCTTCTATTGGAATCTTTTGGGACCGTTCATTCTCGCGTTACCGATCGCAACTTTCTACGAACAACAAGGCGGCAAAGAACTGGAATTCTTCCTATTTGCGGCCGATTTGTATGTTTTCGTGTATTTTGTGATCGCGGTGGCGAACGTGTTTATCGATAAAAAATACGAATCTTCCATGATGAGCTTTCGAACGGTTCTTACGTTGGTGATTTTGATTTCCCTGTGTATTCCCTTGGAAATCCTCGGAATCGTGCTTCAGAGCAAATCTCTGATCTTATTGTCCAGCGTTCACACTTCGTTTGCGGTGGTTTTCTATTATTTTCTTACTTTGATTTACCCCAATCTACTTGATTTTCTTTCACTGGAACCGAGTAAGAATCTAGTAAAACGATCCCTTTTACACGACGTAGACATAAACGCGTTGAAAGAGAAATTAGCCCGCATCATCAAGGAAGAAAGAATTTATTTAGACGAGGACATCCGCCTCCCCGATGTCTCCGAAGAGCTTGGAATTTCCGTACATCAGCTTTCTTTCTTTCTGAACAATCACTTAGGAAGTAACTTCAACAATTACATCAACCGGTTTCGAGTCGAAGAAGCTAAGTCCATGCTTCTCAACGATCCTTCTCGTTCCGTGGTTTCGGTGGGAATTGCCGTGGGTTTCAATTCGAATTCTTCCTTTTATAAGGCTTTTCTAAAGGAGACCGGAATGTCTCCGAAACAATTTAGGGAAACACAACCGAAGGTGATTCACTTTCAGT